One stretch of Mangifera indica cultivar Alphonso chromosome 9, CATAS_Mindica_2.1, whole genome shotgun sequence DNA includes these proteins:
- the LOC123225238 gene encoding probable inactive receptor kinase At5g10020, translated as MGTVTAVSLSLIILLLVVNALAKSDFEALLELKKGIQKDPSGQVLDSWDSNSLASDGCPQNWFGVTCRDGHVTSIILNDVGLHGNFSFSDITGLRMLRNLSLSNNQFMGTITNIASLQSLEFLDLSRNIFLGLIPSSIVKLKNLVLLNLSSNSFEGTFPSGISNLEKLKYLDLRGNGFNGDIMHLVSELGSLLHFDLSSNEFSGSLDLGLGNSGFISSIQYFNVSYNSLVGELFAHDGMPYFDSLEVFDASNNQLAGNIPSFNFVVSLRILQLGSNQLSGSLPEALLQDSSMMLSELDLSHNLLEGPVGSITSATLKKVNLSSNKLSGFLPLKVGHCAIVDLSNNRLSGNFSRMQSWGNYVEVIHLSSNSLSGTLPNETSQFLRLTSFKVSNNSLEGVLPAVLGTYPELKVIDLSLNHLSGLLLPSFFNSTILTDINLSGNNLTGPLPLQESKNSPASSVQSLSLLSIDLSYNSLSGHLPPEISKFHNLLYLNLSNNKFEGSIPDGLPDGLKGLNVSYNNLSGVVPYNLRRFPDSAFHPGNSLLKFPYSPLSPGTPDMTMSEHENHMKPATKIALIAGLVGGATMVAILCIMIYWVPWLKNRRISLNRDGVKKDVPLGGSSLCHTSVLNKNVDPSLSSFGFKQDLLPSSQMGSAYDSGDTSSFVKKPKDSYYLESIKKYEGLSSPLSILSSSNPSPSRLQIDSQNSDVLKVCSPEKLAGDLYLFDCSLVFTAEELSHAPAEVIGRSCHGTLYKATLDSGNVLAVKWLREGTAKGRKEFAREVKKLGNIKHPNLVSLRGYYWGPKEHEKLIISTFINAQSLALYLQETDPRKLPPLSIDLRLRVAVDVARCLNYLHNERAIPHGNLKSSNILLETPNMNALLTDYSLHRILTSAGTAEQVLNAGALGYRPPEFASSSKPLPSLKSDVYAFGIILLELLTGKSSGEIVCGDPRVVDFTDWVRLLAIENRSRECFDSTIMDRHNAGCPPRVLDEMLQVALRCILPASERPDMKSVFEDLSTIVLEGASQGK; from the exons ATGGGTACTGTCACTGCtgtgagtttgagtttgataatTCTGTTGTTGGTAGTAAATGCATTAGCAAAATCAGATTTTGAAGCACTTTTGGAGCTAAAGAAAGGCATCCAAAAGGACCCATCAGGCCAAGTTCTTGATTCATGGGACTCTAACTCTTTAGCATCTGATGGGTGTCCCCAGAATTGGTTTGGGGTTACTTGTAGAGATGGGCATGTAACATCTATTATTCTCAATGATGTGGGTCTGCATGGGAATTTTAGTTTCAGTGATATTACTGGCCTTAGAATGCTGCGCAATTTATCGCTTTCAAACAATCAATTCATGGGGACTATCACAAACATTGCCTCCCTTCAGTCTCTTGAGTTTCTGGATCTCTCCCGGAATATATTTCTTGGGTTGATACCCTCTAGCATtgttaaattaaagaatttagtGCTTCTGAATCTTTCTTCAAACAGTTTTGAAGGTACATTTCCTTCTGGTATTAGCAATCTTGAGAAGTTGAAGTACTTAGATTTGCGGGGTAATGGTTTTAATGGGGATATTATGCATCTTGTGTCTGAGTTGGGTAGCCTGCTACATTTTGATCTCAGCAGTAATGAATTCTCTGGTTCACTGGACTTGGGGCTTGGAAACTCTGGTTTTATTTCTTCGATTCAGTATTTTAATGTTAGCTACAATTCTTTAGTTGGAGAGCTCTTTGCTCATGATGGAATGCCATATTTCGACAGTTTAGAGGTGTTTGATGCCAGTAATAATCAGTTAGCGGGTAATATACCTTCCTTCAACTTTGTTGTCTCTCTTCGGATTCTACAGCTGGGAAGCAATCAGTTGTCAGGGTCTCTACCAGAAGCTCTTTTGCAGGACAGCTCAATGATGTTATCTGAACTGGATCTCAGCCATAATCTGCTCGAAG GTCCAGTTGGAAGTATTACATCTGCAACCTTAAAGAAGGTtaatttatcatcaaataaGTTGTCAGGTTTCTTACCTCTCAAGGTTGGACACTGCGCCATTGTAGATTTGAGTAATAATAGACTCTCTGGGAATTTTTCCAGAATGCAGAGTTGGGGAAATTATGTGGAAGTTATTCATTTGAGTTCGAACTCGTTGTCTGGTACTTTGCCAAATGAAACTTCTCAGTTCTTGAGGCTGACTTCATTCAAGGTATCCAACAATTCATTAGAGGGTGTTCTCCCTGCTGTTTTGGGAACATACCCAGAACTAAAAGTTATTGATCTTAGCCTCAACCATCTTAGTGGGCTCCTCCTTCCAAGCTTCTTCAACTCCACAATACTGACCGATATTAATCTGTCAGGCAACAACTTGACTGGGCCACTACCTCTtcaagaatcgaaaaattctcCAGCAAGTTCTGTCCAAAGTTTGAGCCTTCTGTCTATTGATCTGTCTTATAACTCATTAAGTGGTCATCTGCCCCCAGAGATCTCTAAGTTTCATAACTTGTTGTATCTTAATCTGTCCAACAACAAATTTGAGGGTAGCATTCCTGATGGCCTTCCAGATGGCCTAAAAGGACTCAATGTTTCTTATAATAATCTCTCTGGTGTGGTGCCTTATAACTTAAGGCGGTTTCCTGATTCAGCATTCCATCCTGGAAATTCCTTGCTGAAATTTCCTTATTCACCGCTGTCACCAGGCACTCCCGACATGACTATGAGTGAGCATGAGAATCATATGAAACCTGCTACTAAAATTGCCCTGATTGCAGGTTTAGTTGGTGGTGCTACCATGGTCGCTATTTTATGCATTATGATCTATTGGGTCCCTTGGCTGAAAAATAGGAGGATCAGTTTGAATAGAGATGGGGTGAAGAAAGATGTTCCTCTAGGGGGTTCTTCCCTTTGTCATACATCAGTGCTTAACAAAAATGTTGACCCATCATTATCTTCATTTGGTTTCAAGCAAGATCTTTTACCATCATCCCAAATGGGGTCTGCTTATGATTCTGGGGACACTTCATCATTTGTAAAGAAGCCTAAAGATTCCTACTAtcttgaatcaataaaaaaatatgaagggtTATCTTCCCCCTTGTCCATCTTATCATCTTCAAATCCATCACCTTCTAGACTCCAAATTGACTCCCAGAATTCTGATGTGCTCAAGGTTTGTTCTCCTGAAAAATTAGCTGGGGATTTATATCTTTTTGATTGTTCCCTAGTGTTCACTGCAGAAGAACTTTCACATGCTCCAGCAGAAGTCATTGGAAGGAGTTGTCATGGAACTTTATACAAAGCTACACTTGACTCTGGTAATGTCTTAGCTGTCAAATGGTTGAGGGAGGGAACAGCGAAAGGGAGGAAAGAATTTGCAAGGGAAGTAAAGAAACTTGGGAACATCAAACATCCAAATTTAGTCTCTCTTCGGGGTTACTACTGGGGTCCAAAGGAGCATGAGAAACTAATCATATCCACTTTTATCAATGCACAATCTTTGGCcctctatcttcaag AAACGGATCCAAGAAAGCTCCCACCCTTGTCTATTGATTTACGGCTAAGAGTTGCTGTAGATGTGGCACGATGTCTTAACTACCTACACAATGAAAGAGCAATACCCCATGGAAACCTCAAATCCTCTAACATCTTGTTAGAAACTCCTAATATGAATGCTCTCCTCACCGATTATAGTCTTCACCGAATATTGACATCAGCTGGCACAGCTGAGCAAGTGTTGAATGCAGGTGCTCTTGGCTATAGGCCTCCTGAATTCGCTAGCTCAAGTAAACCACTCCCATCACTAAAGAGTGATGTTTATGCATTTGGAATCATCTTGCTGGAGCTCCTGACTGGAAAGAGTTCTGGAGAGATTGTTTGTGGGGATCCAAGAGTAGTTGATTTTACAGACTGGGTTAGGTTATTGGCTATCGAAAATCGTTCGAGGGAGTGCTTTGACAGTACGATTATGGATAGGCATAATGCAGGTTGCCCGCCTAGAGTTCTAGATGAGATGCTTCAAGTGGCTCTCAGATGTATACTACCAGCTTCGGAGAGACCAGATATGAAGTCAGTTTTTGAAGATCTCTCAACTATAGTCTTAGAAGGGGCCAGTCAAGGTAAATAA
- the LOC123225095 gene encoding NDR1/HIN1-like protein 13: MADERVHPHNSPSHHQHEDEEEEVSTPRPSPPSPEKPIAQPPQSPAATYVIQIPKDQIYRVPPPENADRFKCLSRPKPSRTCCACRFFCFTLLTLILLLGIAAGIFYLVVRPESPHYNINSISISPLNLSSSSPISPQFNISVTANNPNDHIGIYYEKDSSVQAFYNDVILCDGVLPQFYQPTNNVTEFNVDLKGSGVQLTSSLLNQLVADEKSETVPLKVKLRAPVKIKVGSVKTWTIKVKVNCDLTVDKLTSQSKIVSKDCGYAVDVW, encoded by the coding sequence ATGGCTGACGAAAGAGTCCACCCTCACAACTCACCCTCCCACCATCagcatgaagatgaagaagaagaagtctCCACTCCCAGGCcttctcctccttctcctgaAAAGCCTATTGCTCAACCTCCTCAATCACCTGCTGCCACTTACGTTATTCAAATCCCCAAGGACCAAATCTACCGTGTTCCTCCTCCCGAAAACGCTGACCGTTTCAAATGCCTGTCTCGCCCTAAACCTTCTAGAACTTGCTGCGCCTGTCGTTTCTTCTGCTTCACTCTCCTCACCCTGATCCTCCTCCTTGGCATCGCCGCCGGAATCTTCTACCTCGTTGTCCGGCCAGAGTCACCTCATTATAATATCAACTCTATTTCTATCAGTCCTCTcaatctctcttcttcttcgcCGATTTCTCCTCAGTTCAACATTTCAGTGACGGCCAACAATCCGAATGACCACATCGGGATTTACTACGAGAAAGACAGCTCAGTCCAGGCTTTTTACAATGACGTCATTCTATGCGACGGCGTTTTGCCTCAGTTTTATCAGCCTACAAACAATGTTACAGAGTTTAACGTGGATCTGAAAGGTTCGGGTGTTCAGTTGACGAGTTCTCTTCTGAATCAGCTGGTGGCAGATGAGAAGTCCGAAACGGTACCGCTTAAGGTGAAATTGAGAGCTCCTGTGAAAATCAAGGTAGGGTCAGTGAAGACGTGGACGATCAAGGTTAAAGTGAATTGTGATCTAACGGTAGATAAGTTAACATCTCAGTCGAAGATTGTGTCAAAGGATTGTGGTTATGCGGTGGATGTGTGGTAG